The following coding sequences are from one Clarias gariepinus isolate MV-2021 ecotype Netherlands chromosome 19, CGAR_prim_01v2, whole genome shotgun sequence window:
- the otub1a gene encoding ubiquitin thioesterase OTUB1a, whose amino-acid sequence MADEEQQEEGMSQKELDGLNCLAYDEAIIAQQDRIQQEIATSIPLVSDRQDLAILKKEYAEDDSIYQQKIRDLQKKYLFIRKTRPDGNCFYRAFGFAYLESLLDDSKELHRFKAIAAKSKQDLVSQGFTEFTIEDFHNTFMDLIEVCDKQPSVAELLNSFNEQSVSDYLVVYLRLVTSGYLQREDEFFQYFIEGGRTVREFCQQEVEPMSKESDHIHIIALAQALNVCILVEYMDRGEGGTVNHHIFPEDGEPKVFLLYRPGHYDILYK is encoded by the exons ATGGCGGACGAAGAACAACAAGAAGAAGGGATGTCTCAAAAGGAGCTCGATG GTTTGAATTGTCTCGCGTATGATGAAGCTATTATTGCACAACAAGACAGGATTCAGCAAGAG ATTGCCACCAGCATTCCTCTCGTATCCGATCGACAGGATCTAGCGATACTTAAAAAGGAATATGCGGAAGATGACTCAATTTACCAGCAAAAGATAAGA GATTTACAAAAGAAGTACTTGTTCATACGGAAGACACGGCCCGATGGAAACTGCTTCTACAGAGCCTTCGGTTTCGCGTACTTAGAGTCGTTACTGGATGATAGTAAAGAGCTACACAG GTTCAAAGCCATTGCTGCCAAGAGCAAACAGGACCTTGTGAGCCAAGGTTTCACAGAGTTCACCATCGAAGATTTTCACAACACG TTCATGGATCTGATCGAGGTGTGCGATAAGCAGCCGTCCGTGGCAGAGCTGCTCAACTCCTTCAACGAGCAGAGCGTGTCTGACTACCTGGTGGTGTATCTGCGCCTCGTGACATCGGGCTACCTGCAGAGAGAGGATGAGTTTTTCCAGTACTTCATAGAGGGTGGACGCACAGTGCGAGAATTCTGTCAACAG GAGGTGGAGCCCATGTCCAAAGAGAGCGATCACATCCACATCATTGCTCTAGCGCAGGCCCTGAATGTGTGTATCCTGGTGGAGTACATGGACCGAGGGGAGGGAGGCACAGTCAATCACCACATCTTCCCTGAGGATGGAGAACCCAAAGTCTTTCTCCTGTACAGGCCGGGGCACTACGACATATTGTACAAATAG